A DNA window from Pseudomonas sp. GD03919 contains the following coding sequences:
- a CDS encoding carboxynorspermidine decarboxylase — protein sequence MIQTPYYLIDKQKLLVNLEKIAYVRENSGAKALLALKCFATWSVFDLMQQYMDGTTSSSLYELKLGRQKFAGETHAYSVAWADDEIEEMVANCDKIIFNSIGQLERFAERTEGTIRGLRVNPQVSSSDYLLADPARPFSRLGEWDPAKIEQVMGQISGFMFHNNCENGSFELFDKMLSTIEERFGHLIAQVEWVSLGGGIHFTGEGYPIDAFCARLKAFSEKYGVQVYLEPGEAAITLSASLEVTVLDTLYNGKNLAVVDSSIEAHMLDLLIYRLNAKMAPNEGEHTYMVCGKSCLAGDIFGEYQFDKPLQIGDRLSFIDAAGYTMVKKNWFNGLKMPSIVVKQLDGSVEVVRQFEFDDYLSSLS from the coding sequence ATGATCCAGACGCCGTACTACCTCATCGACAAACAGAAGCTTCTGGTCAACCTGGAGAAGATCGCCTACGTGCGCGAGAACTCCGGTGCCAAGGCGCTGCTGGCGCTGAAATGCTTCGCCACCTGGTCGGTGTTCGACCTGATGCAGCAATACATGGACGGCACCACGTCGTCGTCGCTGTATGAGCTGAAACTGGGCCGGCAGAAGTTCGCTGGCGAAACCCACGCCTACAGCGTGGCCTGGGCCGATGACGAGATCGAAGAGATGGTCGCCAACTGCGACAAGATCATCTTCAACTCCATCGGCCAGCTCGAACGCTTCGCCGAGCGGACCGAGGGCACCATCCGCGGCCTGCGCGTCAACCCGCAGGTGAGCAGCTCCGACTACCTGCTGGCCGACCCGGCGCGTCCGTTCAGCCGCCTGGGCGAATGGGACCCGGCGAAGATCGAGCAGGTCATGGGGCAGATTTCCGGCTTCATGTTCCACAACAACTGCGAGAACGGCAGCTTCGAGCTGTTCGACAAGATGCTCAGCACCATCGAGGAGCGCTTCGGCCACCTGATTGCCCAGGTCGAGTGGGTCAGCCTCGGTGGCGGCATCCACTTCACCGGCGAGGGTTATCCGATCGATGCCTTCTGTGCGCGCCTTAAAGCCTTCTCCGAGAAGTACGGCGTGCAGGTGTATCTGGAGCCGGGCGAGGCGGCGATCACCCTCAGCGCCTCGCTGGAAGTGACCGTGCTCGACACGCTGTACAACGGCAAGAACCTGGCGGTGGTCGACAGCTCCATCGAAGCGCACATGCTGGATCTCTTGATCTACCGCCTCAACGCCAAGATGGCGCCGAATGAAGGCGAACACACCTACATGGTCTGCGGCAAGAGCTGCCTGGCTGGGGATATCTTCGGCGAGTACCAGTTCGACAAGCCGCTGCAGATCGGTGATCGCCTGTCGTTCATTGACGCGGCCGGTTACACCATGGTCAAGAAGAACTGGTTCAACGGTCTGAAGATGCCGTCCATCGTGGTGAAACAACTCGACGGTAGTGTCGAGGTGGTGCGCCAGTTCGAGTTCGACGACTACCTGTCCAGTCTGTCGTAA
- a CDS encoding PqiB family protein — protein sequence MTDLPLAKTRPASNWSAIWVLPLIALLIGGWLAWRAYSEAGIQVELVFASGEGIQAGKTELMFKGMAVGKVTAISLDSSGEKRGVVAQLEVNKELEQYLRSGTRFWLVKPNVSLAGISGLETLVSGNYITFSPGEGEATRSFTALPQEPPMGDDVPGLHITLKAERLGSLNRDSPVFYRQIQVGRVKSYTLGDDQSTVEVKVFIEPAYAHLVRKHTRFWNASGISVDADLSGFKLRSESLASIVAGGIAFATPEHRKDSPATDPALPFRLYEDYDEAQAGIKVIVKLSDFDGLQEGRTPVMYKGIQVGSLKTMQIDRDLNSATAELTINPLAEDYLVEGSDFWVVKPSISLAGITGLEALVKGNYIAVRPGDKGNPPARSFVARSKAPPLDLGAPGLHLVLFSDQLGSIEVGSPVLYRQIKVGSVQSYQLGRDNSQVVLGVHIEPDYVHLINTSTRFWNASGITLKGGLSGVEVKSESLQTLLAGGIAFETPDLQAARSDRQVQRFALHADRDSALQLGKQITIRVVDGDGLQPGTLVRYKGLEVGKVETLGLTDDLQGVILNVRITQAVEQITREGTQFWVVKPELSLTRAANLGTLVSGQYLEVQPAAQKGARRTQFTALASPPNQAVREEGLRLVLSAPRRGSIKPGVIVSYREVPVGKVVDFELGPTSDRVLIHVLIEPRYAPLVRSGSRFWNASGIGVDAGLFKGVKVRTESLEALLEGGIAFATPNNPEMGGPAQPGQTFALFDEPQEAWMQWAPKIVLEQ from the coding sequence ATGACTGACCTTCCTCTGGCCAAGACGCGTCCTGCTTCGAACTGGTCGGCCATTTGGGTATTGCCGCTTATCGCGCTGCTGATTGGTGGTTGGCTGGCCTGGCGCGCCTATAGCGAGGCAGGCATTCAGGTCGAATTGGTATTTGCCAGCGGGGAGGGTATTCAGGCTGGCAAGACCGAGCTGATGTTCAAGGGCATGGCGGTAGGCAAGGTGACCGCTATCAGTCTCGACTCGAGTGGCGAGAAACGTGGCGTGGTCGCCCAGTTGGAAGTGAACAAGGAACTGGAGCAATACCTGCGTAGCGGCACGCGCTTCTGGTTGGTCAAGCCCAATGTCAGCCTGGCCGGTATCAGTGGTCTGGAGACGCTGGTGTCGGGTAACTACATTACCTTCAGTCCGGGCGAGGGTGAGGCGACGCGCAGTTTTACCGCCCTGCCTCAGGAGCCGCCCATGGGCGATGACGTGCCTGGCTTGCATATCACCCTGAAAGCCGAACGCTTGGGCTCGCTCAATCGTGACAGTCCCGTGTTCTACCGCCAGATTCAGGTGGGGCGAGTCAAGAGTTATACCCTGGGCGATGATCAGAGCACGGTTGAAGTGAAGGTGTTCATCGAGCCTGCATACGCGCATCTGGTGCGCAAACATACGCGCTTCTGGAATGCCAGCGGTATCAGTGTCGATGCCGATCTGTCGGGTTTCAAGCTGCGCAGCGAATCGCTGGCCAGCATCGTTGCCGGCGGTATCGCCTTCGCCACGCCTGAACATCGCAAGGACAGCCCGGCGACCGACCCTGCGCTGCCATTTCGTCTGTATGAGGATTACGACGAGGCTCAGGCAGGCATCAAGGTTATCGTCAAACTCAGTGATTTCGATGGTTTGCAGGAAGGCCGCACGCCGGTGATGTACAAGGGCATCCAGGTTGGCTCGCTGAAAACCATGCAGATAGACCGTGACCTGAACAGTGCGACGGCTGAACTGACGATCAATCCGTTGGCTGAAGATTATCTGGTCGAGGGCTCGGATTTCTGGGTGGTCAAACCCTCTATTTCCCTGGCCGGTATCACGGGGCTCGAAGCCTTGGTCAAGGGTAACTACATTGCCGTGCGTCCCGGTGATAAAGGCAATCCGCCGGCACGCAGCTTCGTGGCTCGCAGCAAGGCGCCACCTCTTGACTTGGGCGCGCCGGGCCTGCATCTGGTGTTGTTCAGCGATCAGTTAGGCTCAATCGAAGTGGGTAGCCCGGTGCTCTACCGGCAGATCAAGGTCGGCTCGGTGCAGAGTTACCAGCTGGGACGCGACAACAGTCAGGTGGTACTCGGTGTGCATATCGAGCCGGATTACGTGCACCTGATCAATACGTCGACGCGCTTCTGGAATGCCAGCGGCATCACCCTCAAGGGCGGGTTGTCGGGCGTCGAGGTCAAGAGCGAATCCCTGCAGACGCTTTTGGCAGGCGGCATTGCCTTCGAGACGCCGGATCTGCAAGCCGCCAGATCCGACCGCCAGGTGCAGCGCTTCGCCCTGCATGCGGATCGCGACAGCGCCTTGCAACTGGGCAAGCAGATCACCATCCGTGTGGTCGATGGCGATGGCCTGCAACCCGGTACGCTGGTGCGTTACAAGGGGTTGGAGGTCGGCAAGGTGGAAACGCTTGGCCTGACCGATGATCTGCAAGGCGTGATCCTCAATGTGCGTATCACTCAGGCGGTCGAGCAGATCACGCGTGAAGGGACGCAGTTCTGGGTAGTGAAGCCTGAGCTGAGCCTGACCCGTGCTGCCAACCTCGGCACGCTGGTCAGCGGTCAGTATCTGGAGGTACAACCGGCCGCGCAGAAAGGCGCGCGTCGTACCCAGTTCACTGCACTGGCAAGCCCGCCGAACCAGGCGGTGCGTGAGGAAGGCTTGCGTCTAGTGCTGAGCGCGCCACGGCGGGGGTCGATCAAGCCGGGGGTGATCGTCAGCTACCGCGAGGTGCCGGTGGGCAAGGTGGTGGATTTCGAACTGGGACCGACCTCGGATCGGGTATTGATCCATGTGCTGATCGAACCGCGCTATGCGCCATTGGTGCGTTCGGGCAGCCGTTTCTGGAATGCCAGTGGCATCGGTGTCGATGCCGGGCTATTCAAGGGCGTCAAGGTACGAACCGAGTCGCTGGAGGCGTTGCTCGAAGGCGGCATCGCCTTCGCCACGCCGAACAATCCGGAAATGGGTGGGCCGGCTCAGCCGGGGCAGACCTTTGCCTTGTTCGACGAGCCGCAGGAAGCCTGGATGCAATGGGCGCCGAAGATCGTGCTGGAGCAGTAA
- the mksB gene encoding Mks condensin complex protein MksB has product MIDPKRVLRALAEHWTLLEPLCERFDAGTLSLVELRGQLAAQMPNATPSDTTALLDTWIRLDILVPVAKSPNRFELNAQIHDFLAYLRREHRLGLCLEIEAYLRHLERLAGYIQDAFEVRDANDLARQLRLLDMRVRDVLKKLANDEQALVSVADRAKTSDRQIPLRQRYAEVLATWDEYVEPMIQLVAADGAFEQGVRRVEQVLLRLLGDQQRLGQLVDDDLLLRTHARILEMQTTAQLTLRKARELLLPLREEARRHNAVTRGAALALSVIRKKGIDAVPQAAMPLFTRPQSNFLGSASQVEAYVYALARFEAKPAHFPKASGSRKGGAPKAPKTAREMIERCEQALPLPDLMAWLLEQEPEGATDELLYWFSRLSRESRFQRERLERRQYLTREHEVSLASFALVGQPNG; this is encoded by the coding sequence ATGATCGATCCCAAGCGCGTATTGCGCGCCCTCGCCGAACACTGGACGTTGCTCGAACCGCTGTGCGAGCGCTTCGATGCTGGCACCCTGAGCCTGGTCGAGCTGCGCGGCCAACTCGCCGCGCAAATGCCCAACGCCACGCCCAGCGACACCACCGCCCTGCTCGACACCTGGATTCGCCTGGACATCCTGGTGCCTGTGGCCAAGAGCCCCAACCGTTTCGAGCTCAATGCACAGATTCATGACTTTCTCGCCTACCTGCGCCGCGAGCACCGCCTCGGCCTGTGCCTGGAGATCGAAGCCTACCTGCGCCATCTGGAGCGCCTGGCCGGCTATATCCAGGACGCCTTCGAGGTGCGCGATGCCAACGACCTGGCACGCCAGCTGCGCCTGCTCGACATGCGCGTGCGCGACGTACTGAAGAAGCTGGCCAACGACGAACAGGCGCTGGTCAGCGTGGCCGACCGGGCCAAGACCAGCGACCGGCAAATTCCCCTGCGCCAACGCTACGCCGAAGTGCTGGCCACCTGGGACGAATACGTCGAGCCGATGATTCAACTGGTCGCCGCCGACGGCGCTTTCGAGCAGGGCGTGCGCCGCGTCGAACAGGTGCTGCTGCGCCTGCTCGGTGACCAGCAGCGCCTCGGCCAACTGGTCGACGATGACCTGCTGCTGCGCACCCACGCGCGCATTCTGGAAATGCAGACCACCGCCCAGCTGACTCTGCGCAAAGCGCGCGAGTTGCTGCTGCCATTGCGCGAGGAAGCGCGCCGGCACAACGCCGTGACCCGTGGCGCCGCGCTGGCGCTGTCGGTGATCCGCAAGAAGGGCATCGACGCCGTACCGCAGGCGGCGATGCCGCTGTTCACCCGGCCGCAGAGCAACTTCCTCGGCAGCGCCAGCCAGGTCGAGGCCTACGTTTACGCCCTGGCGCGCTTCGAAGCCAAGCCGGCGCACTTCCCCAAGGCCAGCGGCAGCCGCAAGGGCGGCGCGCCCAAGGCACCGAAGACCGCGCGGGAAATGATCGAGCGCTGCGAACAGGCCCTGCCGCTGCCGGATCTGATGGCCTGGCTGCTGGAACAGGAACCGGAAGGCGCCACCGACGAGCTGCTCTACTGGTTCTCGCGCCTGTCGCGCGAATCGCGCTTCCAGCGTGAACGCTTGGAACGCCGCCAGTACCTGACCCGCGAGCACGAGGTCAGCCTCGCCTCCTTTGCCCTGGTAGGCCAGCCCAATGGCTGA
- the rimI gene encoding ribosomal protein S18-alanine N-acetyltransferase: MSDAITFRPMTDADLDAVLKIEYAAFSHPWTRGIFTDSLKSYNCWLMFEGNQQVGHGVINLILDEAHLLNITIKPESQGRGLGLRLLEHLMKEAYELGGRECFLEVRASNQSAYRLYERFGFNEVGRRRDYYPAVGGREEALVMACTLVD; this comes from the coding sequence ATGAGCGATGCGATTACCTTCCGCCCGATGACCGATGCGGATCTCGATGCTGTGCTGAAGATCGAATACGCCGCCTTCAGCCATCCCTGGACGCGTGGCATCTTCACCGACAGCCTCAAATCCTATAACTGCTGGCTGATGTTCGAGGGCAATCAGCAGGTCGGTCATGGCGTGATCAACCTGATCCTCGACGAAGCGCATCTGCTCAATATCACCATCAAGCCGGAAAGCCAGGGGCGTGGTCTTGGCTTGCGCCTGCTCGAACATCTGATGAAAGAGGCTTATGAGCTGGGCGGGCGTGAGTGCTTCCTCGAAGTGCGCGCCAGCAACCAGAGCGCCTACCGTCTGTACGAGCGTTTCGGCTTCAACGAAGTGGGGCGCCGCCGCGATTACTACCCGGCAGTCGGCGGGCGTGAAGAAGCGTTGGTGATGGCCTGCACACTGGTCGATTGA
- a CDS encoding energy transducer TonB, whose translation MIPEQRRRAYLDAMQVTTWLPRTELPFAAASRPELLEPLQEEAFEPVPESVAVTPAPVRAAPVERPKIEIPRPGAQPRQAAVEPVAEVEPVEEKPARFSAPPPRFSLQLLRAGDCALLVELPTGQPFQSRDPAYILLKDLLRAAGLPDSPQLLGEPVRWPLLVRGNLDQGPEAALEFVQSFVAARLEEQPSACLWLVGLPAIRFAGEGDEHSYNRELQIEGLGACWALPGLELLMEEPTRKRELWQAMRRVRQRWSAPAHS comes from the coding sequence GTGATTCCCGAACAGCGCCGTCGCGCCTACCTCGACGCCATGCAGGTGACCACCTGGCTGCCGCGTACCGAACTGCCCTTCGCGGCGGCGTCGCGCCCGGAGCTGCTCGAGCCGCTGCAGGAGGAAGCGTTCGAGCCAGTGCCCGAGTCTGTTGCCGTCACGCCGGCGCCCGTGCGTGCAGCGCCGGTCGAGCGGCCGAAGATCGAAATTCCGCGCCCGGGCGCCCAGCCGCGCCAGGCGGCTGTCGAGCCGGTGGCCGAGGTGGAGCCGGTCGAGGAAAAACCGGCTCGGTTCAGTGCGCCTCCGCCGCGTTTTTCTCTGCAGTTGCTGCGCGCCGGCGATTGCGCCCTGTTGGTGGAACTGCCCACCGGCCAGCCTTTCCAGAGCCGCGACCCGGCCTACATCCTGCTCAAGGATCTGCTGCGCGCTGCCGGTCTGCCGGACAGCCCGCAACTGCTCGGCGAGCCGGTACGCTGGCCGCTATTGGTGCGCGGCAACCTGGATCAGGGGCCGGAGGCGGCGCTGGAGTTCGTGCAGAGCTTCGTGGCTGCGCGTCTGGAAGAGCAGCCCAGCGCCTGTCTTTGGCTGGTTGGCTTGCCCGCCATTCGCTTTGCTGGCGAGGGCGATGAGCACAGCTACAACCGCGAACTGCAGATCGAAGGCCTTGGCGCCTGCTGGGCCTTGCCGGGCCTGGAGCTGCTGATGGAAGAACCAACGCGCAAGCGCGAGCTGTGGCAGGCCATGCGGCGCGTTCGTCAGCGCTGGTCAGCGCCCGCTCATTCCTGA
- a CDS encoding saccharopine dehydrogenase family protein has translation MKKNVLIIGAGGVAKVVAHKCAQHNDELGRIAIASRNISKCQAIIDSVQAKGGLKQPGEIKAYALNALDVEATKALIRETESQIVINVGSAFLNMSVLRACIDTGVAYLDTAIHEDPNKICETPPWYGNYEWKHLAECQEKGVTAILGVGFDPGVVNAYAALAQQQYFDKIESIDILDVNAGSHGKYFATNFDPEINFREFTGTVYSWQNSQWVSNRMFEVKRTDDLPVVGEQNLYLTGHDEVHSLSKHLDVPNVRFWMSFGDHYINVFTVLKNLGLLSEQPVKTAEGLEVVPLKVVKAVLPDPASLAPGYTGKTCIGDLVKGTKDGQPRELFIYNVADHEEAFAETDSQGISYTAGVPPVAAALLVARGEWDAKRMVNVEELPAEPFLKLLDVMGLPTRIKDEHGDRPWDQ, from the coding sequence TTGAAGAAGAATGTTCTGATCATTGGAGCAGGAGGTGTTGCCAAGGTGGTGGCCCATAAGTGCGCGCAACACAATGACGAGTTAGGTCGCATTGCAATTGCGTCGCGCAACATCTCCAAATGCCAGGCCATCATCGACAGCGTGCAGGCAAAGGGCGGCCTCAAGCAGCCCGGCGAGATCAAGGCCTATGCGCTGAACGCCCTGGACGTGGAAGCGACCAAGGCATTGATCCGCGAAACCGAATCGCAGATCGTCATCAACGTCGGTTCGGCGTTCCTCAACATGTCCGTGCTGCGCGCCTGTATCGACACCGGCGTCGCCTACCTGGACACCGCCATCCACGAAGATCCGAACAAGATCTGTGAAACCCCGCCGTGGTACGGCAACTACGAGTGGAAGCACCTGGCCGAATGCCAGGAAAAAGGCGTGACCGCCATCCTCGGCGTCGGCTTCGACCCGGGCGTGGTCAATGCCTATGCCGCTCTGGCGCAACAACAGTACTTCGACAAGATCGAGTCGATTGACATCCTCGACGTCAACGCCGGTTCGCACGGCAAGTACTTCGCCACCAATTTCGACCCGGAAATCAATTTCCGCGAATTCACCGGCACGGTCTACAGCTGGCAGAACAGCCAGTGGGTGAGCAACCGCATGTTCGAAGTCAAACGCACCGACGATCTGCCGGTGGTGGGCGAACAGAACCTGTACCTGACCGGCCATGACGAGGTGCACTCGCTGTCCAAGCACCTCGACGTACCGAACGTCCGCTTCTGGATGAGCTTCGGCGACCATTACATCAATGTGTTCACCGTGCTGAAGAACCTCGGCCTGCTCTCCGAGCAGCCGGTCAAAACCGCCGAAGGCCTCGAAGTGGTACCGCTGAAAGTGGTCAAGGCCGTGCTGCCCGATCCCGCCTCCCTTGCGCCGGGCTACACCGGCAAGACCTGCATCGGCGACCTGGTCAAGGGCACCAAGGACGGCCAGCCGCGCGAGCTGTTCATCTACAACGTGGCCGACCACGAAGAAGCCTTCGCCGAGACCGACAGCCAGGGCATTTCCTACACCGCCGGCGTACCGCCGGTTGCCGCCGCGCTGCTGGTCGCCCGTGGCGAGTGGGATGCCAAGCGCATGGTCAACGTCGAGGAGCTGCCGGCCGAGCCGTTCCTCAAGCTACTGGACGTAATGGGCCTGCCGACGCGCATCAAGGATGAGCATGGCGATCGTCCCTGGGATCAGTAA
- the mksF gene encoding Mks condensin complex protein MksF, whose amino-acid sequence MSQERYGIRRFALLNTAGYSLGLFPLENPLSVYGANNLGKSASINALQFPILARMSDMSFGKYSLEASRKFYFASDTSYILVEVALPHGPHVIGVAGRGPGGGFGHQFFAYAGELDLEHYQQNGTCLRQRELFKNLGQAGITAYELKPDELRRLLVGGHTSIPLDLTLIPLRSTSEQSLKTFRALFINLLHMREITAAKLKQLFLDAFEHSLRSGSVDYIAATEEAFRDVRRMEQDYQALVTAGPLIEALASGVAQREVLRGKLHRLSPLLDNLLGTWHDYADARKEELVIQAEHYKNEQDGLQNEQRGGTAELMRLEREISEIQRWLGELAVLKNRFALVENAKVLEEQLLAAKDAHDELAGALAQSRQFSSEDLDERLRDLEKRLKSVKQQLDHADNNSYSRLREEFSQQDVDRLMRLFNGQLFSLPLSAKGIQAEGDEWVKAVEAVLDRFKGDTFAVPGLSIDLSHIEPPALQALADRAALRDQKDRLERELKQLKTQQSVAADRAASKAQAETLYQAVLDAQKALEDFRKSQTLAAEEPQKLERLAELEGAQDELKRASDAFAERVQQLSAKLQLVGRQLADLEAKERTLEDALRRRQLLPADLPFGTPFMEPVDDSLDNLLPLLNDYQDTWQALQRIDNQIEALYAQVRLKGVAKFDSEDDVERRLQLLVNAYAHRQDEALTLAKARRAAVTDIARTLRNIRSDYDNLEHQLALFNREINKRQVSNLQSFRIVLAPNKEALRHIDQIIHSAGQYEEGETLSVFDLSQSADQDAKNEEAKDYLSRLVAANGNQLGLKDLFELAFEITKVHGQPVIHTDIDGAASNGTTMTIKALTNMYLLLHLMDREQAGRVRLPYYLDEAADIDERNQQALIETSLQLGFVPILASVKPQVSAHVAIDLEGGSGPNGIYIDEADWKFIKPRESAKAQAPQQEEATEPA is encoded by the coding sequence ATGAGCCAGGAACGCTACGGCATCCGCCGCTTCGCCCTGCTGAACACCGCCGGCTACAGCCTAGGCCTGTTCCCGCTGGAAAACCCGCTGTCGGTCTACGGCGCCAACAACCTGGGCAAATCCGCCTCGATCAACGCCCTGCAGTTCCCGATCCTGGCGCGCATGTCGGACATGAGCTTCGGCAAGTACAGCCTGGAAGCCTCGCGCAAGTTCTACTTCGCCAGCGACACCAGCTACATCCTCGTCGAAGTTGCCCTGCCACATGGCCCGCACGTAATCGGCGTCGCCGGTCGCGGCCCGGGCGGCGGCTTCGGCCACCAGTTCTTCGCCTACGCCGGTGAGCTGGATCTGGAGCACTATCAGCAAAACGGCACCTGCCTGCGTCAGCGCGAACTGTTCAAGAACCTCGGTCAGGCCGGCATCACCGCCTATGAGCTGAAGCCCGACGAACTGCGTCGCCTGCTGGTCGGCGGTCACACCAGCATCCCGCTGGATCTGACCCTGATCCCGCTGCGCTCGACCAGCGAGCAGAGCCTGAAGACCTTCCGCGCGCTGTTTATCAACCTGCTGCACATGCGCGAGATCACTGCGGCGAAACTCAAGCAGCTATTTCTCGATGCCTTCGAGCACAGCCTGCGCTCGGGCAGCGTCGACTATATCGCCGCCACCGAGGAAGCCTTCCGCGACGTGCGCCGCATGGAGCAGGACTACCAGGCCCTGGTCACTGCCGGCCCGCTGATCGAGGCACTGGCTTCGGGCGTAGCCCAGCGCGAAGTGCTGCGCGGCAAGCTGCATCGCCTCTCGCCGCTGCTCGACAACCTGCTCGGCACCTGGCACGACTACGCCGATGCACGCAAGGAAGAGCTGGTGATCCAGGCCGAGCACTACAAGAACGAGCAGGACGGCCTGCAGAACGAACAACGCGGCGGCACCGCCGAGCTGATGCGTCTGGAACGCGAGATCAGTGAAATCCAGCGCTGGCTGGGTGAGCTGGCGGTACTGAAGAACCGCTTCGCCCTGGTTGAAAACGCCAAGGTGCTGGAGGAGCAACTGCTCGCCGCCAAGGATGCCCACGACGAACTGGCCGGTGCCCTGGCGCAGTCGCGCCAGTTCTCCAGCGAAGACCTGGACGAGCGTCTGCGCGATCTGGAAAAACGCCTCAAGTCGGTCAAGCAGCAGCTCGACCACGCCGACAACAACAGCTACTCGCGCCTGCGCGAGGAGTTCAGCCAGCAGGACGTCGACCGCCTGATGCGCCTGTTCAACGGCCAGTTGTTCAGCCTGCCGCTCAGCGCGAAAGGCATCCAGGCCGAGGGCGATGAATGGGTCAAGGCCGTCGAAGCAGTGCTGGATCGCTTCAAGGGCGACACCTTCGCCGTGCCGGGCCTGTCCATCGACCTCAGCCATATCGAGCCGCCGGCGCTGCAGGCACTGGCTGACCGCGCCGCCCTGCGCGACCAGAAGGATCGCCTGGAGCGCGAACTCAAGCAGCTCAAGACCCAGCAATCGGTCGCCGCCGACCGCGCCGCCAGCAAGGCCCAGGCCGAGACGCTGTACCAGGCCGTGCTGGACGCGCAGAAGGCTCTGGAAGACTTCCGCAAGAGCCAGACCCTCGCTGCCGAAGAGCCGCAGAAGCTGGAACGCCTGGCCGAACTGGAAGGCGCCCAGGATGAACTCAAGCGTGCCAGCGATGCCTTCGCCGAACGCGTGCAGCAACTCTCCGCCAAGCTGCAACTGGTCGGCCGCCAACTGGCCGATCTGGAAGCCAAGGAACGCACCCTGGAAGATGCCCTGCGTCGTCGCCAGTTGCTGCCGGCTGACCTGCCCTTCGGCACGCCGTTCATGGAGCCGGTGGACGACTCGCTGGACAACCTGCTGCCACTGCTGAACGACTATCAGGACACCTGGCAGGCGCTACAGCGCATCGACAACCAGATCGAAGCGCTCTACGCCCAGGTACGCCTGAAAGGGGTGGCCAAGTTCGACAGCGAAGACGATGTCGAGCGCCGCCTGCAACTCTTGGTCAACGCCTACGCCCATCGCCAGGATGAGGCGCTTACCCTAGCCAAAGCGCGCCGCGCGGCGGTCACCGATATCGCCCGTACCCTGCGCAATATCCGCAGCGACTACGACAACCTGGAACACCAGTTGGCGCTGTTCAACCGCGAGATCAACAAGCGCCAGGTCTCCAACCTGCAGAGCTTCCGCATCGTCCTGGCACCGAACAAGGAAGCCCTGCGCCATATCGACCAGATCATCCACAGCGCCGGCCAGTACGAGGAAGGCGAGACTTTGTCGGTGTTCGACCTGTCGCAATCGGCCGATCAGGACGCGAAGAACGAGGAGGCCAAGGACTACCTGTCGCGCCTGGTCGCGGCCAACGGCAACCAGCTGGGCCTGAAGGATCTGTTCGAACTGGCCTTCGAGATCACCAAGGTACACGGCCAGCCGGTGATCCACACCGATATCGATGGCGCGGCCTCCAACGGCACCACCATGACCATCAAGGCGCTGACCAACATGTACCTGTTGCTGCACCTGATGGATCGCGAGCAGGCCGGGCGCGTGCGTCTGCCCTACTACCTCGACGAGGCCGCGGACATCGACGAGCGCAACCAGCAGGCGCTGATCGAAACCAGCCTGCAGCTCGGCTTCGTGCCGATCCTGGCCTCGGTCAAACCGCAGGTGTCGGCGCATGTGGCCATCGACCTGGAAGGGGGCAGCGGCCCCAACGGCATCTACATCGACGAGGCGGACTGGAAGTTCATCAAGCCGCGTGAAAGTGCCAAAGCGCAGGCGCCTCAACAGGAGGAAGCCACCGAGCCGGCCTAA
- the mksE gene encoding Mks condensin complex protein MksE: MNIDLKEMTQLAAAFRDLFKGYHISRSEPECYAQLSSMQDQYRALFRALGFELVCDPRGFYYFVPEQVAPQVNKTAQRLALFTFILVEHLADQGRDPLSVLDGGSIGRDELPALLEKYRDLFLQAEVTTFEELEDKIIRRLIQLGFAEDSNGVYRFLPPMHRFLDVCLSVQHDRDLAASLHSSDLPLPAPVLLDDDGDTDPLEAVDVEESEEDALARAMAEERAAQEMDA; this comes from the coding sequence ATGAACATCGATCTGAAAGAAATGACCCAGCTCGCGGCTGCCTTCCGCGACCTGTTCAAGGGCTACCACATCTCGCGCAGCGAGCCGGAGTGCTACGCCCAGCTGTCGAGCATGCAGGATCAATATCGCGCGCTGTTCCGCGCCCTCGGTTTCGAGCTGGTCTGCGACCCGCGCGGCTTCTACTACTTCGTCCCCGAGCAGGTGGCGCCACAGGTGAACAAGACCGCCCAACGCCTGGCGCTGTTCACCTTCATTCTGGTCGAGCACCTGGCCGACCAGGGCCGCGATCCGCTCTCCGTACTCGACGGCGGCAGCATCGGCCGTGACGAGCTGCCGGCACTGCTAGAGAAGTACCGCGACCTGTTCCTGCAGGCCGAAGTCACCACCTTCGAGGAGCTGGAAGACAAGATCATCCGTCGCCTCATCCAGCTCGGCTTCGCCGAGGACAGCAACGGCGTGTACCGTTTCCTGCCGCCGATGCACCGTTTCCTCGATGTCTGCCTGTCGGTGCAGCACGACCGCGACCTGGCCGCCAGCCTGCACAGCAGCGACCTGCCGCTACCGGCGCCGGTGCTGCTGGACGATGATGGCGACACCGATCCGCTCGAAGCCGTGGACGTCGAAGAATCCGAGGAAGACGCTCTGGCCCGTGCCATGGCTGAAGAACGCGCCGCACAGGAGATGGACGCATGA